The Musa acuminata AAA Group cultivar baxijiao chromosome BXJ2-2, Cavendish_Baxijiao_AAA, whole genome shotgun sequence genome has a segment encoding these proteins:
- the LOC103969344 gene encoding putative pentatricopeptide repeat-containing protein At3g16890, mitochondrial, translating into MRRFPSPNLRSSLSNKFLSPAQTLLKARNPTGSTPSNDGCQSQRNAPRYRLPGQSQIAPSKSGSFHGVIRSPTNSLLSTSVRQTAERTLDPARVSAILCQKDWFLLLNSEFQRYAPCASSRVVVSLLQNLEEPLSSFKFYVWVSNFDEKLAHDRSVRMVLIDALWRKGPVVLSVDLLNEIRRCGCRITEDILCILISSWGRLGLAKYVNEVFGQLPILGFRPTTRVYNSVIESLVRANSLDLAYFKFQQMPSDNCLPDRFTYNALIHGVCKHGIVDEALRLLKQMENSGCLPNVFTYTMLVDGFFNAKRVEEAFRVIETMRKRNVAPNEATFRSLIHGAFRYLESRMAYEIISGFLERESVLQEHACSTMLHCLSKNNMATEAREFMDRMSERGYCMDTLTFGVVVACALKSLRLTEACKMLDEFVKRGGKPGFSTYIIIVKSMLKEGLIMEADQYLKQMMVDGCLCSVVSYNTLIDCFVKSKMMDKAMETLEKMHAKGFLPNLITFNTLITGFSKAGDVNMARNIVKMLLEHGLKPDVVTFSTIIDGLCEVHQMNDAFDCFIEMVKWGVSPNAITYNILIRSLCEVGNVHKSMVLFKRMKSEGIVPDIFSFNALILSFCRMKKLERAQNIFNDMLRFGVVPDIYTYNAFIRALCDARKIEEAKETLHVMELNGITPNSYSYGSIVDSLLCMGHLTEAQEFISKCERKGIYLSSPSSMKIEPENVGRVVNS; encoded by the coding sequence ATGAGACGATTTCCTTCTCCGAATCTCCGCAGCTCTCTCTCCAACAAGTTTTTGTCCCCTGCGCAGACTCTTCTCAAGGCGAGGAACCCCACAGGGTCCACTCCCAGCAACGACGGCTGCCAATCTCAGCGCAACGCTCCCCGCTACCGCCTCCCAGGCCAGTCTCAGATCGCTCCTTCGAAATCCGGATCCTTTCATGGCGTCATTCGGTCCCCAACGAACTCGCTCCTTTCCACCTCGGTCAGGCAGACGGCCGAGAGAACCCTCGACCCAGCTCGCGTCTCGGCGATTCTATGCCAGAAAGATTGGTTCTTGTTGCTCAACTCTGAGTTCCAACGCTATGCGCCATGTGCGAGCTCCCGAGTTGTCGTCAGCCTTCTCCAAAATCTGGAAGAACCGTTGTCCTCGTTTAAGTTCTACGTCTGGGTTTCTAATTTCGATGAGAAGTTGGCGCACGATCGGTCGGTGCGGATGGTGTTGATCGATGCGCTCTGGAGGAAAGGTCCGGTAGTGTTGTCGGTAGACCTACTGAATGAGATCAGAAGGTGTGGATGTCGAATCACAGAGGACATCTTGTGCATCCTTATCTCCAGCTGGGGACGATTAGGGCTCGCAAAGTATGTGAATGAGGTCTTCGGCCAGTTGCCGATATTGGGTTTTAGGCCGACGACGAGAGTCTACAACTCGGTCATCGAATCGTTGGTTAGAGCGAATTCACTTGATTTGGCTTATTTCAAATTCCAACAGATGCCTTCCGATAATTGCTTGCCTGATCGTTTCACATACAATGCTCTCATTCATGGAGTCTGCAAGCATGGTATCGTTGATGAAGCGCTTCGGTTGTTGAAGCAGATGGAAAATTCAGGGTGTTTGCCGAATGTGTTCACGTACACGATGCTGGTAGATGGCTTCTTTAATGCCAAGAGGGTAGAAGAGGCATTTCGGGTGATTGAGACGATGAGAAAGAGAAATGTAGCACCTAATGAAGCCACCTTTCGATCATTGATTCATGGTGCATTCCGATATTTGGAATCACGGATGGCATATGAGATTATAAGTgggttcttagaaagagaatcagTGCTGCAAGAACATGCTTGTAGCACTATGCTCCATTGCCTCTCAAAGAATAATATGGCAACTGAGGCTAGGGAGTTCATGGACAGAATGAGTGAAAGGGGCTATTGTATGGATACTTTAACTTTTGGTGTAGTTGTGGCTTGCGCCTTGAAGAGCTTGAGATTGACTGAAGCATGCAAAATGTTGGATGAGTTTGTTAAAAGAGGTGGCAAGCCTGGATTTAGTACATACATCATTATCGTCAAGTCTATGTTGAAGGAAGGACTCATAATGGAGGCTGATCAATATCTGAAGCAGATGATGGTGGATGGATGTCTATGTAGTGTAGTATCCTACAATACATTGATCGATTGCTTTGTTAAATCCAAAATGATGGATAAGGCGATGGAAACTTTGGAAAAGATGCATGCTAAGGGTTTTCTTCCAAATCTCATTACCTTCAATACACTGATTACTGGCTTTTCTAAGGCTGGGGATGTAAATATGGCAAGGAATATTGTAAAGATGCTTTTGGAGCATGGACTTAAGCCTGATGTTGTTACTTTTAGCACCATAATTGATGGACTTTGTGAGGTGCATCAAATGAATGATGCTTTTGATTGTTTTATCGAGATGGTAAAATGGGGTGTCTCCCCAAATGCCATCACATACAATATACTAATCCGTTCTCTTTGTGAAGTTGGTAATGTACACAAGTCAATGGTGCTTTTTAAAAGGATGAAATCAGAAGGCATTGTTCCAgacattttttcttttaatgcCCTCATTTTGAGTTTTTGTAGGATGAAAAAGCTTGAGAGAGCACAAAACATTTTTAATGATATGTTGAGATTTGGGGTCGTTCCAGATATCTATACTTACAATGCTTTCATCAGAGCTTTATGTGATGCACGGAAAATTGAAGAAGCCAAAGAAACTTTACACGTAATGGAGCTCAATGGCATCACTCCAAATTCTTATTCATATGGCTCCATCGTTGATTCCCTTCTTTGTATGGGCCATTTAACAGAGGCCCAGGAGTTTATCAGTAAATGTGAAAGGAAAGGAATTTATCTGAGTTCCCCTTCTTCCATGAAAATTGAACCTGAAAATGTTGGCAGAGTTGTCAACAGTTGA